In the genome of Myroides phaeus, one region contains:
- a CDS encoding copper resistance protein NlpE has translation MKKVKMTLAMTAMVAGIAFVGCKDNKKVEETPATEQTEQEAEYVDTEHTSQNSLDWNGTYVGVTPCADCPGIETTIVLNDDSTFKATYVYQEKKDGTFEEAGTFAWDDKGSVITLKDAKSEVLAVYQVREGSLKQLNLDGTEVEGELAAHYVLAKK, from the coding sequence ATGAAAAAAGTTAAAATGACATTAGCGATGACTGCTATGGTAGCTGGAATTGCATTTGTAGGTTGTAAAGACAACAAAAAAGTAGAAGAGACTCCTGCAACAGAGCAAACTGAACAAGAGGCTGAGTATGTTGATACTGAGCATACTTCTCAAAATTCTTTAGATTGGAATGGTACTTATGTAGGTGTTACGCCATGTGCTGACTGCCCTGGTATCGAAACTACTATTGTTTTAAATGATGACAGTACGTTTAAAGCAACTTATGTTTACCAAGAGAAGAAAGACGGTACGTTTGAAGAAGCTGGTACTTTTGCTTGGGATGACAAAGGATCTGTGATTACTTTAAAAGACGCTAAGAGTGAAGTGCTTGCAGTTTACCAAGTTAGAGAAGGAAGTCTTAAACAATTAAACTTAGATGGAACTGAAGTGGAAGGTGAGTTAGCTGCACACTACGTTCTTGCAAAAAAATAG
- a CDS encoding S8 family serine peptidase: MKKITLFAFLAVPLFSLQMRGQDLQTRTKVVATYDVASAKMEIEKIAIDAQQEKEKAFEIAEKLGVQTSGISPKGNYYELVRVDEGGVLFYRTTLGMGSRATQNAENIPVGTKGVLLEGKDMLVGVIDGMSALSAHREFITSPSDKKSRVTEKDAISRVPSDYKSKREYESSRAHATHVSGIIAAAGFYVGGEAKGIAPKSNVLSYNWGSDTSKMTTMAVDGVLVSNHSYGAKFFDDYGTILSDAHRNLLGAYDLSSYRFDQIANKYPYYLPVTAAGNDGGDQAKTYLNYPNKKNVDMLNGTSVSKNVVVVAAIHEVPYYTGPQDVKLAYFSSQGPSDDFRIKPDIAAKGVSVYSTTYYAPENPNDTPDTHRNQNMDGTSMAAPAVTAVFALWQEWASKYSVSKMPYTAATIRALMAHTADEAGSAPGPDHLFGWGLLNAKNGVNVMEGASVGTSASIKESTLKQDEKFKTSIEVKEKNKKVVVTLAWNDPAFKKYASSYGYNEKTMIDNPTLVNDLDIVVVKGDKTYLPWRLTKSHSNLKAERGNNNVDNIEKIEFTASEVGTYEIVISHKGSLEGGKQDYSLITSVGEFKDLDKPDYNEGKPEDKEGEKPGDKEGENPVIESDSFGIWPNPVADQMYINMNSRYIDEVAHVRVFDIDGRMVRDFKGFVGADGKLTVNMASLTVGSYFVEVKTGKFKKKVRIMKR; encoded by the coding sequence ATGAAAAAAATTACACTTTTTGCTTTTTTAGCAGTTCCTCTATTTTCTTTGCAGATGAGAGGGCAAGATTTACAAACAAGAACTAAGGTAGTTGCTACCTATGATGTAGCTTCTGCTAAGATGGAAATAGAGAAGATTGCTATAGATGCTCAGCAAGAAAAAGAGAAGGCATTCGAAATTGCTGAAAAGCTTGGAGTTCAAACAAGTGGTATTAGTCCGAAAGGGAACTATTACGAGTTAGTACGTGTTGATGAAGGTGGGGTGTTGTTTTACAGAACAACATTAGGTATGGGGTCGAGAGCTACTCAAAATGCTGAAAATATACCTGTTGGTACTAAAGGAGTGTTGTTAGAAGGAAAAGATATGCTTGTAGGGGTAATTGATGGGATGTCTGCTTTAAGTGCGCATCGTGAGTTTATTACATCTCCTTCTGATAAAAAAAGTCGTGTTACTGAGAAAGATGCTATTAGTAGAGTTCCAAGTGATTATAAAAGTAAAAGAGAGTATGAGAGCTCAAGAGCTCACGCGACACACGTTTCTGGTATTATAGCCGCTGCTGGTTTTTATGTAGGAGGTGAAGCAAAAGGGATTGCTCCTAAGTCTAATGTGTTAAGTTATAATTGGGGATCTGATACTTCTAAGATGACTACAATGGCGGTAGATGGAGTATTAGTAAGTAATCACTCTTATGGAGCAAAATTCTTTGATGATTATGGGACTATATTAAGTGATGCACACAGAAATTTATTAGGTGCTTATGATTTAAGTAGTTACCGTTTTGATCAAATTGCTAATAAATATCCTTATTATTTACCTGTTACTGCAGCAGGGAATGATGGAGGGGATCAAGCTAAAACTTATTTGAATTATCCGAATAAGAAAAATGTAGATATGCTTAATGGAACGTCTGTTTCAAAGAACGTTGTTGTAGTTGCAGCTATTCATGAGGTGCCTTATTATACTGGACCTCAAGATGTAAAGTTAGCTTATTTTAGTAGTCAAGGTCCTTCTGATGACTTTAGAATTAAACCTGATATTGCTGCTAAAGGGGTGTCTGTTTATAGTACTACTTATTATGCGCCTGAAAATCCAAATGATACACCAGATACGCATAGAAATCAAAATATGGATGGTACTTCAATGGCTGCTCCTGCTGTTACTGCTGTTTTTGCTTTATGGCAAGAGTGGGCAAGTAAGTATAGTGTTTCAAAAATGCCTTACACTGCCGCTACTATACGTGCATTAATGGCACATACAGCAGATGAGGCTGGTTCTGCACCTGGTCCTGACCATTTGTTTGGATGGGGATTGCTTAATGCTAAAAACGGGGTTAATGTAATGGAGGGTGCTTCGGTTGGAACGAGTGCTTCTATTAAAGAGAGTACTTTAAAGCAAGATGAAAAATTTAAAACTTCTATTGAAGTTAAAGAGAAAAATAAAAAGGTTGTTGTAACGCTTGCTTGGAATGATCCTGCTTTTAAAAAGTATGCTTCAAGTTACGGTTATAATGAAAAAACAATGATTGACAATCCAACTTTAGTGAATGATTTAGATATTGTTGTTGTGAAAGGTGATAAGACTTATTTACCTTGGAGATTGACTAAAAGTCATAGTAATCTAAAAGCAGAAAGAGGTAATAATAATGTTGATAATATTGAGAAAATTGAGTTTACTGCTTCTGAAGTTGGTACATACGAGATTGTAATTTCTCATAAAGGTTCTTTAGAAGGGGGAAAACAAGATTATTCTTTAATCACAAGTGTTGGAGAGTTTAAAGATCTTGATAAACCTGATTATAATGAAGGAAAACCTGAAGACAAAGAGGGTGAGAAACCTGGAGACAAAGAAGGTGAGAACCCAGTAATTGAAAGTGATTCTTTTGGTATTTGGCCTAACCCTGTAGCTGATCAAATGTATATCAATATGAACTCAAGATATATTGATGAAGTTGCACACGTTAGAGTGTTTGATATTGATGGTAGAATGGTACGTGACTTTAAAGGTTTTGTTGGTGCTGATGGTAAGCTAACAGTAAATATGGCAAGCTTAACTGTAGGTTCTTACTTTGTTGAAGTGAAAACAGGTAAGTTTAAAAAGAAAGTAAGAATTATGAAAAGATAA